A genome region from Hevea brasiliensis isolate MT/VB/25A 57/8 chromosome 9, ASM3005281v1, whole genome shotgun sequence includes the following:
- the LOC110656263 gene encoding myb family transcription factor PHL8 isoform X1, which produces MGLQNLQNQNMNLVLSTDPKPRLKWTSELHQRFVEAVKQLGGADKATPKSLMRVMGVPGLTLYHLKSHLQKYRLGKSQPSQSQSSQLQSQSQSQSQASTENKKEVLFDADFKEIQSSNHDLRAGITEGNPNPINESFQIAQVLQMQMEVQRKLHEQIEVQRRLQVRIEAQGKYLQSVLKKAKETLSGYDSSSMGIEIAKAELSRLVSMVNNEYLSSSISELTEIGGSSLKDTERKQMRGTVCSMESSLTSSESSGRKEDEEQKNKLGDTYKFNPDSIELPLMDIHPQEKPWNNHVSDQAKKRSCSTISDGICVEQPLAKRSKSDNKLRNFDLNSRCQNDFESDSKPIDLNCKGIEQVNGQL; this is translated from the exons ATGGGTCTCCAAAATTTGCAAAATCAAAACATGAACCTGGTTTTGTCCACTGATCCAAAACCTAGGCTTAAATGGACTTCAGAGCTACATCAAAGGTTTGTTGAAGCTGTCAAGCAACTTGGAGGGGCAGACA AGGCAACACCAAAGAGTCTGATGAGGGTGATGGGAGTTCCTGGACTTACTTTGTACCACCTCAAGAGCCATTTGCAG AAGTATAGGCTGGGTAAGAGCCAGCCATCACAGTCACAGTCATCTCAGCTTCAGTCTCAGTCACAGTCTCAGTCTCAGGCCAGCACTGAGAATAAGAAAGAAG TTCTCTTTGATGCAGATTTTAAAGAGATCCAGAGTAGTAATCATGATCTAAGAGCAGGAATCACTGAGGGAAATCCAAATCCAATCAATGA AAGCTTTCAGATTGCTCAGGTTCTCCAAATGCAAATGGAAGTGCAGAGGAAGCTTCATGAACAGATTGAG GTGCAGAGACGTTTACAAGTGAGAATAGAAGCTCAAGGGAAGTACTTACAATCAGTATTAAAAAAGGCAAAGGAAACACTTTCTGGTTACGATTCTTCTTCAATGGGAATAGAAATTGCAAAAGCTGAACTGTCTCGATTAGTCTCAATGGTTAACAATGAATATCTAAGCTCTTCAATCTCAGAATTGACAGAAATAGGAGGTTCAAGCTTAAAAGACACTGAGAGGAAACAAATGAGAGGCACAGTTTGTTCAATGGAAAGCTCCTTGACATCATCTGAGAGCTCTGGGAGAAAAGAAGATGAGGAACAAAAGAACAAGTTGGGTGACACCTACAAGTTCAATCCTGATTCCATTGAGCTTCCTTTAATGGATATTCACCCTCAAGAAAAGCCATGGAATAATCACGTAAGTGATCAAGCAAAGAAGAGAAGTTGCAGCACAATTTCTGATGGCATCTGTGTAGAGCAGCCACTGGCAAAAAGATCAAAAAGTGATaacaaattgagaaattttgatcTCAATAGCCGTTGTCAGAATGACTTTGAATCAGATTCAAAACCAATAGACCTGAATTGCAAGGGAATTGAACAAGTGAATGGGCAACTCTAG
- the LOC110656263 gene encoding myb family transcription factor PHL8 isoform X2 has translation MGLQNLQNQNMNLVLSTDPKPRLKWTSELHQRFVEAVKQLGGADKATPKSLMRVMGVPGLTLYHLKSHLQKYRLGKSQPSQSQSSQLQSQSQSQSQASTENKKEDFKEIQSSNHDLRAGITEGNPNPINESFQIAQVLQMQMEVQRKLHEQIEVQRRLQVRIEAQGKYLQSVLKKAKETLSGYDSSSMGIEIAKAELSRLVSMVNNEYLSSSISELTEIGGSSLKDTERKQMRGTVCSMESSLTSSESSGRKEDEEQKNKLGDTYKFNPDSIELPLMDIHPQEKPWNNHVSDQAKKRSCSTISDGICVEQPLAKRSKSDNKLRNFDLNSRCQNDFESDSKPIDLNCKGIEQVNGQL, from the exons ATGGGTCTCCAAAATTTGCAAAATCAAAACATGAACCTGGTTTTGTCCACTGATCCAAAACCTAGGCTTAAATGGACTTCAGAGCTACATCAAAGGTTTGTTGAAGCTGTCAAGCAACTTGGAGGGGCAGACA AGGCAACACCAAAGAGTCTGATGAGGGTGATGGGAGTTCCTGGACTTACTTTGTACCACCTCAAGAGCCATTTGCAG AAGTATAGGCTGGGTAAGAGCCAGCCATCACAGTCACAGTCATCTCAGCTTCAGTCTCAGTCACAGTCTCAGTCTCAGGCCAGCACTGAGAATAAGAAAGAAG ATTTTAAAGAGATCCAGAGTAGTAATCATGATCTAAGAGCAGGAATCACTGAGGGAAATCCAAATCCAATCAATGA AAGCTTTCAGATTGCTCAGGTTCTCCAAATGCAAATGGAAGTGCAGAGGAAGCTTCATGAACAGATTGAG GTGCAGAGACGTTTACAAGTGAGAATAGAAGCTCAAGGGAAGTACTTACAATCAGTATTAAAAAAGGCAAAGGAAACACTTTCTGGTTACGATTCTTCTTCAATGGGAATAGAAATTGCAAAAGCTGAACTGTCTCGATTAGTCTCAATGGTTAACAATGAATATCTAAGCTCTTCAATCTCAGAATTGACAGAAATAGGAGGTTCAAGCTTAAAAGACACTGAGAGGAAACAAATGAGAGGCACAGTTTGTTCAATGGAAAGCTCCTTGACATCATCTGAGAGCTCTGGGAGAAAAGAAGATGAGGAACAAAAGAACAAGTTGGGTGACACCTACAAGTTCAATCCTGATTCCATTGAGCTTCCTTTAATGGATATTCACCCTCAAGAAAAGCCATGGAATAATCACGTAAGTGATCAAGCAAAGAAGAGAAGTTGCAGCACAATTTCTGATGGCATCTGTGTAGAGCAGCCACTGGCAAAAAGATCAAAAAGTGATaacaaattgagaaattttgatcTCAATAGCCGTTGTCAGAATGACTTTGAATCAGATTCAAAACCAATAGACCTGAATTGCAAGGGAATTGAACAAGTGAATGGGCAACTCTAG